The sequence below is a genomic window from Equus caballus isolate H_3958 breed thoroughbred chromosome 11, TB-T2T, whole genome shotgun sequence.
TCAGAACATCAAATGAACGTCGTAGATGAGGGAGGGGACTTATGGGAGGAAGCCGCGGCCACGTAAAAGCGAACGCTTGGCCAAGGGCCTGACCATGTGGGGACCAGGAAGTCATTCCCGACCAGAGCGTCTTCAAGGGGACTCCTGTCCCTGCCCCATCAACTGAAGACGCTGGGTGGGAGGATGCGTGCACCACATGCGTGGTTACGTAGGAAATAAGACTGGGTGTGAACTAAGATGTTAATGATGGCGTTGTTTGCAGAGTGGGGAAATACAGGTAATTTCCATCTTCTGCCTTGTAATTTTCTGTGCGGTACAGAGGAAAAAGCATTGGATCAGCATTCAGAAGATTTCCAGTTCACACTCTTGTCGGTCCATGGAACCAGCTGGCTGATCTCAGATCAGCCTCCCCTCTGGACCTTGATTTCTTTATATGCCGTTTAAGGGAAATGTGAGTCTTTCTGCCCTAACAGGTAGTTTTCAGAATCAGAAATGCTGAGTCAGCGCACCTCCATGAAACTGATACGAGAAGATTTGCCAGGTGTCTCCTAATAGTCAGCCCAGTAGGCTCAAGAGACAGCCCTGATGTAACACTTGGCCATTGACAAAGACAATCTTGCAAAACATTGTGCCCTATGCATTTCTAGATTCCCTAGTGACCTACCTTGGCTGTACCTCTTCACCTCAACACTTCTTGAACCCGTTGATTTCTTTGATAGGGAGATGGTGTAGCAGGAGCATAGACTTTACCGAAACGTAAACCTAGGTTTAAAGCCACAGTCTGTCACCCATCTGTGACGTCCTATAGgctacttaacatctctgagcttcagtttccccgtCCACAAAATGGGGCTGAATACTACCCACTTATGGGGTTGCTGTGAGGTCCTGATGAGCTCCTGTACGTAAAGGGCTTTGCGGTAGTCAGTCAACAGTATTAGTTATTTATAAGtaaatatgatttcaaaatagAAGCATACCTACAGTTGTGTAATGAAGAAGAGTGTTACTTTGCACTCCGTGTGGAGTTCCGTGAATTTGGTACATGCTCTGGAAGGGGGCTCTGCAGTTTCCCGAGCCCACTCCAGCCCCCACGCTCTGCTGCTGTAGCGCTGGCGGCCAGTCAGCTTAAgcctcttcttttatttcctgcttttataGATTCAGATCCAATCTTCTCCCCACTTCATCTTTCCAAACCCCTAAGATCCGGATCTTTTTTGTCTCTCTGCTAAGCTTACCATTCAAATTGGCGGTTCAGCTCCGGCCTCACACCAGCCGGCGTGTTTCGGAAGCCCTGATCCGTCTGCCCTGCAGGAAAACGGGCTTATTTAGCCCAGTACTGCTTACTCGTAATTCCTTATACCAGGATCATGCTTCAGATTTTTCAAAGCACAGTCATATCTGCCTTTGCGTTTGCTCTCCCAGCAGTTTGTggagtgggcagggcagggcttgTCCTTCTTCCTGGGGGGCAGCATCGTTCCCAAAGTGGATTTCACAGGACAGGACGCCATTTTGTGGACAGATAAGTTTGCAAAACACTGGAATGAGCACAGCTAAACAGGCTTTTCAGGCTTTTCACATATTCATGTGCAATGTGCTTCCTAAGCTTTTTTTCACCAGCGTCCTTTTTGCTAGAATATTCCATGGAAGTATTGCTCCATGGaacccactttggaaaacactccTAGGGGTAGCACAAGAAAGGTCTTGAGAATAAGGCGGGGTGAGATTCAAATGCAGGCACCACCACTtgctagctgagtgaccttgagcaagttttttaacctctctgatcaTCAATTTGCTCACCTATAAGATGGGGATGGTAATagagttgtaaggattaaaataGAGAGTAAAGTGCTCAGCAGAATGCGTAACAATGATAAACACTCAGTGTActttagcttttattattattctcttctttGTGTCACCTCGGAGAATAATGGGCCGCAGAAAGGTTAGTGGTCTAACGTGACACAGCTTTAGTGACAGAGCTGAGTATGAAGTCCAGGCCTCTTGCCTCTCGGTTCAAGCCTCTCTGCAGCGTGTGGGGCTGTCACTGTCATTCGGGCATCTtatccctttcttttctccttccctgacCCCCACTAACCATCCTTGGGGTTCTAATTCCCTTCCCTCTGGCAGATAATGGTGGTTTGCAAACCTCAAACATAAGTGAAAGTTCTTAGTAAACCACTATAAAAATCTTGATTATTGTTATCCACATCACTCCGCATACCCCTGACCATGTAGCCATCTCCCTAgggctcctccaggcagcctgccCTGCCCGGCCCCTCCTCCTGGGGACCCAGGCTCCATCTGTTGTGATGCTGCGCCATCTGTGTTATAGTCATGATGCCgttgtttcctgttttcccaGCTGGTGAACTCTGCAAGCAACAGTGCCTCCGattcctttgcctcctctgcAGCAGCAAGCACAGGACTCCACCCATAGTAGGTCCTTTATTGGATCCTTGTAACCCAATCAGGAGCCAAGCcgtcccctccccaccttctcccctccccaccttctcccctccccactacTGCAAGGAGAATGACTTAGCTtggtggggagggctggctgTTTTGCATTTCATGTTTCCGTTCTTTGTCAAAGCCAATGCAGAAGGATTGGCCTGGATTAAACCCCCATGCCCTGGGACCTGGAGGACAAGTGCCTTTGCCTCCATGCACTCACACACATCTCCAGGAAGCCAGCGTGGGGCTCGTTCTATAGATCAAACTCTCCCACGGTCAGCTGACAGGGCAGGGCCGGTGCTGTGGAATCAGGGCCAGGATGTGCCCCCTTCTTGCAAAGAGCACCCATTTTCTTCCACTTCTCCCTTCTCCGCTCCTGCAGCGGGCTCAGACTCCGCCCATGAATCAAGCCTCCAGACTAGAGTGAGGCTTCTGTCCCTTTTCAGCTGGCTCAGCCAGGATACACCTGTGTCTTAGCTGAGATATGATGCCTTGCCTTGGGTGGGGCTCCTGGGTCACCACTGGGGCCCCAAGCTTCGTGGCCCCACCTTCCATCACATGCACTGTGGCACCTGATGCTTTCCTGACCATTTACGTCTTGTTTCAAAATTTCTGACTTTGTGTTATAGCAAGAGGCCAGTGAGAGATGCTGACAGCCTGGCAACACTGCGAGCATGACTGCCTTAGGCGGGACCCACTGTTTGAGTTGCCCCAGGCTCCACCCTCTTCTAGAAATGGCCTTgctgccccctcctgccccactgGATGACCTCTTCTGGGCTCTCATCGTATCCTGGATGTTCCCCATCATGGCAATTACAACACTGTTGTGGAGTCACCTGCCTGCTTGGcacagtgcttctcagacttcAGCAAATATGCAACTCACCTggatcttgttgaaatgcagattgTGATTTAGAAAGTTGgaggggcctgagagtctgcatttctaacaagctcccgggtgatgccgatgctgctggtccacggatcacactttgagtagcaaagatCAATTGTTCTCAACTTGGGCTCCACGTTAGAATCCCCAGGAGCATGTAAAAGATGCCATTGCCCCCATATGAGCCCGGCTGCACTGGAATCTCTCGGAGCGTCACCCAGGCATTAGAGATTTTTAGACACTCCCTGGGTGATTCCAGATTGCAGCTAGCGTTCAGAGCCCTGAGCTGGGCTGTGGGCATCCATCTGCCTTGCTCCTCATTTTTGCCCAGCTCCGAGCCCAGTGCCCAGCCCTGGCAGGTATCACTAGGTGTGCCCATGGCTCACCTTGTGTAGACTCTTGGCCTCTCCCAGTGGTTCAGAGCTGGCTCCTGCCAGTAGCGCATGCTGAGCAGGCCAGAGTCAGACGGTTTCTGATTCTGGGGTTTAGAAGGCCCGCTGGACTTGGACTGTGGTGTGGCTTCTTTGCTTAGGTCGACCCAGAACTACAACTGATTAGAGTGCACGAGGAAGACACCTTCCCCAGAAGCTTTCTCTGCCCCTCCACCTCTTCCCAGAGCTGCTGCCACTTCCCCTTCTGGATCCTGCTGCTCTCTGGCTGTGTGCACTTGAGCCTCAGAGTCCTTCTCAACACAGAGTCCACCCCAGCAGAGTTCACGCCCCCATTCCTCCTGGCTGCTCCCTGAGCTCTTGGGCAGATCTCAAGCTGCATTTTGATTGCTTAGAGGGTGCCTTTGTGCTTCTAGACAGGAACTCTTCAGGAGCAGGATAGTGTTGTGTCCATCTTATCTCCCGTGTCGGCACAGtggtttgctgaatgaatgaatggacggCCTTATCCAGCAAGGGGGACtcccagagaggaaagggggcCCCTTGTAGTGGCCTGTCAAGAAAGCTGTGAATTCgtgacagagagaggcagagggtggcACCCCTGTCTTGGTGGCAGGGCATCCGGGGAGCTGGCCTGCTGgtcttcatccatccatttagCCGGGTTACTGCCCAAGGCCTCTCATCTTGTCCCCCTCCGAACCGTAGCTGCTACTGCCTGCTCCCCCTCTCTCTTCCCGGCAGAGCCCTCCCTGCAGGCCACCCACCGAACGGCGGGAAGATGAGCACCTGCGGGAGGAAGGCCCTGACGCTGCTGAGCAGCGTCTTTGCCGTCTGTGGGCTGGGCCTCCTGGGCATCGCTGTCAGCACCGACTACTGGCTGTACCTGGAGGAGGGTGTGGTCCTGCCCCAGAACCAAAGCACAGAGGTCAAGATGTCCCTGCACTCGGGCCTGTGGCGTGTCTGCTTCCTCGCAGGTATGGGCACCGGGTTGGGGACAGCTCTGCCCACAAGTGaggagcagcccctcccccagggaaAACCCGCCCAAGAGGTGCCCCACTGGGGAGAGGTGCCCTTGCGGGAAGGAGGCAGTTCACCACGGGCAGTCCTCTGGGCGGTGCTCCCTGCAGTAGCCAGGACCCATTCCAAACCTGAGCCCTACTCGCGACGTCCATTTGAACAAGTCCTCCCGTCTCGCGGGACCTGGTTCTTCCCATCTGGAGGACCCACGTAATCACGCcttccccaccctctgcctcGCAGGCTGGATGAGGCTGACCTCGCTCAGGTCCGAACATGCCTTTGCATGACTTAGCTCCCTGAATTATTGATCTCAGGCCTCCCCACAACACTGCCGGGCAAgacttattattatttccattttacaagtgaggaaatgaAGATTCAGGGGGCAAAGGAAGTCTCCTTGACTCCACGTCCCTTGTCTTCACTAGTTTACAGGATGGGAAATACTTAATTAGTTTCTCTGCTCCTATTCCAGaaaacagcagagagaaaaagatgcagGTCCTTCTGACTATGCAAGATGGTGCAGGCCTTGATCCTGCCTCTCTGGGCCACCTGCCAGCTTGCCAGGGCCTCTCTGGACCTTTGAGTTGTTACTCCAAGGGCTCTGTCCTTTATCCCTTTATCACAGCCCAAAAGAGCATCTCTGTGCCCGGTGAGACTGGCCGCAAGCCTGGGCTGCCAGAATCGCCAGTGTGGTCACTGAGCCCTTCCTGGAAGGCCCTGGAACCTACGTGTGCACTGGGCAGAGGGAGCTCTTGGTCCTCccagctttggggagagaggtGTGCTTGGTGCCCACCAATACTGAGCAGGGAGGAGCCCTGCTTGTTGCATCTGCATTGGGAATAGCATCCAAGACTCAcctcccctcccactgccccagaCTGTGTGGCTTTGGTCTCTGCTTAAATCTGAAGCAGAGTTTGAAGTCACTGGCTCCCAAAGTGGTTGACCAGGCTTTTGGGGTTCTGCTCTATGATACCCACACTGGGGAATCGAAGCCAGCCATGCACTGTCATCAGCTCAGTCAGTCCCAGGGTGACAAGACGGCCACCAGGAGTTTTGCTCAACCTTGCGTTTGCAGGCTGACCACTTTTCCTGTGGCTCTCGGTGCTTGGGTCCATCTTCACAGATGCAGTGGTATGTCTCCAGCAAAGGTGTGATGTCAGGATGTGCTCCCAACCCTTGCTGTGGGCCACCGACTAGGGACGGGAGCCCCTAGGGTTTGGATCCAGCCCAGGTGCAGATACACAGCGGGTCACAGATCCTGGTAGCATTTGGAAACACCATTTGAATATACTAACTTCAAATCCATGTTCAAGAAAAACCTGGAAATGGAAATGATTCTTATCTTCCTAGGTGAGGAGCGGGGACGCTGCTTCACCATAGAATATGTGATGCCTATGAACACCCAGCTGACGTCCGAGTCCACCGTCAACGTTCTAAGTAGGTGCCTGGGACTTTCCAACTGGGCCACTGGCTGGACAGAGCGaagcagggcagagggaagagtcagGGTGACCAGCTTGTTTCTTGAGATCTGAGGCCCTTGGACTCGGCTGGTTGTGCTGGCCAGAGCTTGCCCTGCAGATTGTTTACCCAGTGGTGGTGACAGGCTGCTGGAGTCTCCCAGTCTCCTGAGCCAGGCGAGTGAGAGGGCGTCCATCCCCAGTGTCTTAGTCTGTTGGGGccgctataacaaaatgccacagaccgggcagcttataaacaacagagatttatttctctcGGTTCCAGAGActtgaagtccaagatcaaggtgccagcacaGTCACGTTGTGGTGAGGCCGTCTTGCTGGTCCACAGCTGGTGCCTTctgtctgtgtcctcacgtggtggaaggggcaagggggctctgtggggtctcctttGTAAGAGCACTGATCCCATTTATGAGGGCCATGCTCATGACCTCAGCAcatcccagaggccccacctcctgctACCATCAACTGGGCATTAGGTTCCAACAGAagattttgaggggacacagacGTTCAGACCAGAGTCCCCAGGGAACTGAACTCAGCTCCCAGTGAGAGTGACTTCCCGGCCTCAGCCTCACCAGGGCTGGTTCTGAGCCCTAGAGTGAACTTGCAGTACAATTCAGACATTAATCACCCCGAGTCGGCACGGACTCCACAGGCTAAGGGCTAAGGGCCAACCATCCTGTCAGCACTGGGAGGTCCCAGGCCATCCAAGGAGGGGCTGGAGCGCAGGGAGCTCATGCCccgtgggggctttggggaccaGCTGGTAGAGGCTGCCAGGAACACTCGACCCGGGAGGGTGAGCGATGAGGAAGGCCAGTGGGAGCTGACAGCATCCTTTTGTCCCCTCGATTAGAAATGATTCGCTCGGCCACACCGTTCCCTCTGGTCAGCCTCTTCTTCATGTTCATCGGGTTTATCCTGAGCAACATCGGACACATCCGTCCCCACAGGACCATCCTGGCCTTTGTCTCCGGCATCTTTTTTATCCTCTCGGGTAAGCTGTGTTGTTTTCTTGCACACACACTGGACTTACGCAGCTCTGCTCTGGGAAGTCCTGGTCACGGCTGtgggtccccccccccccagctgaGGCACCGGACCAGCTGAGGGGGTGACGCAGGCAGAATTGAGTCAGAGCTGGAGGAGACTTCTCGTGACCTCAGACCCACCTGTTAACGCTGGGGGAGGAGTGACCTGACAGGCTCAcgctggggcagagctggggttagAACCCGGGTTCCTGCCTCACCCTTCACCATCACACCCACTTACTTTTTAGTTCCCACTGATAATGAGTATTCCTGTTCTCGAAGAGGCTACATCTTTGTGGTTTTTCATGAAAGATGAATACTGTCTGCCTTAGGAATAATGGCCCCTTCACTCCCAGCCCTCCATTATCCTCAGGTGACTCCTGCTGTCCCCTTCACTTTCCAGTCACACCCCACACCCTGGGCCCTCCCAGGGCCCTTCAACATGGACCTGTCTTCCTGGACGGACACCAAGTTATGCTTcagcattcattctttctttcattcgttcatctgttcattcattcacgaTGTCTGCCGGGCCTTATCCTGGGCTCTGGTGTCACTGCCCACAGAGAGGTCAGTGCAATGGGAGACACAAACACGCCCACAGGAAATGTGGCCACAGCATGGAAAGGGCTGGGAGGGCCGTCAGCAAGGACTGCACTGGGGCCAAGAGCAGTGGCTGAGACTCAGGCCAAGAGttggtcagggaagacttccagGAGATGGTGAGCAAGAGTGAGTTAGGGAAGTgtggttggggtgggggcagggagggagcctggaggaaagaaagaggatgaAGCACTGGGGAGACTAAGCACAATCACTCCTCATTGGGTCAGGAGTGTAAGGAGGGAT
It includes:
- the CACNG5 gene encoding voltage-dependent calcium channel gamma-5 subunit; translation: MSTCGRKALTLLSSVFAVCGLGLLGIAVSTDYWLYLEEGVVLPQNQSTEVKMSLHSGLWRVCFLAGEERGRCFTIEYVMPMNTQLTSESTVNVLKMIRSATPFPLVSLFFMFIGFILSNIGHIRPHRTILAFVSGIFFILSGLSLVVGLVLYISSINDEMLNRTKDAETYFNYKYGWSFAFAAISFLLMESAGVMSVYLFMKRYTAEDMYRPHPGFYRPRLSNCSDYSGQFLHPDAWVRGRSPSDISSDASLQMNSNYPALLKCPDYDQMSSSPC